Below is a genomic region from Triticum dicoccoides isolate Atlit2015 ecotype Zavitan chromosome 5A, WEW_v2.0, whole genome shotgun sequence.
CTAGTGATAGCTTGCATTGaggagaaaaaataaatatagatgCCTCAAATTACTTTTTGCCCTGACAGCCGACCTACCACCTTGATGGAAGTTAATTGCTTTATTAATAAAGCAGGCAGGCATATAACAAGAGAGAGTGACATGCTATGTCTACCTCCCGACCATGACAACGACAAGTCCTGGTTCCTGACCGGTTCTCCATGAGTTTTTTTTTTTGATTGAAAATCAATAGTAAATCTAGTTGCTAGCGAGAAACAAGCTCTCATATTTTCTTCTTGCAAGAAGGCATAGTTCTGATAGCGTGAAATTCTGTTTATAAATGAAAATCAAGCAGCTCTGTCAGTCGTTCTCGCATCATCTACCCCGGCGTCTCCACGATTGGACAAGCCAGCGCGCACGCGCGACTACTTTTCCAAAGTTTTTCAACCTTCACAATAATCTTATCCAGTATAATAACCAAGCATCACATTCCCCACGTTTTTTTTCGAGAGAAAGTGGGGAGAGAAGTTGGAGAGAACCACCTTCCCAGTGACACCAAGAGGGAGGGGAGAGATCGCAAATTTTCTGCTTGTCCAGTAACAACAATGGCAGCTCCTCCGACGCCCACGCTGGTGCTGCTGCCGGAGTGGGGCGCCGGGCACCTCATGTCCATGCTCGAGTCCTGCAAGCGCCTCCTCCTCCGCGGCGGCCGCGCCTTCTCCATCACGCTGCTCGTCATGCGCCCGCCCACCGCGCAGGCCACCTCCCAGGTCGAGGAGCACGTCCGCCGCGAGGCCGCCTCCGGCCTCGACATCCGCTTCCACCGCCTCCCCGCCGTCGACCCCCCGGCCGACGCCGCCGGGGTCGAGGACTTCATCGCGCGCTACATCCAGCTCCACGCGCCCCACGTCCGGGACGCCGTCGCCGGGATGCCCTGCCCTGTCGCCGCGCTCGTGCTCGACCTCTTCGCCGCGCCCATGGTCGACGTCGCCCGCgggctgggcgtgccctcctacgtCTTCATGTCCTCCACCGGCGCCATGCTCGCGCTCATGCTCCACCTGCCCGTGCTCCACCGCGTGGTCACCGTGGGGTTCGACGAGCTGGACGGGGAGCTGCACGTGCCCGGGCTGCCGCCGGTACCGCCGGAGTGCTTGCCGTGCCCCGTGGTGGACAAGAAGAGCCCCAACTACACGTGGTTCCTGCGCCTCGGCGGCAGCTTCATGGACGCCACGGGGATCATCGCCAACACCGCGGACGGGCTCGAGCCGGGGCCCCTCGCGGCCGTCGCCGACGGCCGCGCCGTGCCAGGGCGCCCCGCGCCGCCGGTGTACCCCGTCGGCCCCGTGCTCTCGCTCGGCAGCAGCGCCAGCAAGAAGGATTCCTCCTCGGAGCCACCGCACCAGTGCGTCGCCTGGCTGGACGCGCAGCCGCCGGCGTCGGTGGCGTTCCTCTGCTTCGGGAGCATGGGCTGGTTCGAGCCGGCGCAGGTGGTGGAGATCACCGCCGCGCTGGAGCGGTGCGGCCACCGCTTCCTGTGGGTTCTGCGTGGCCCCCCTTCCTCCAAGTCCGGCGCCGGCGCGCCGGACGGGTCGGAGCACCCGACGGACGCGAGCCTGGAGGAGCTGCTCCCGGAGGGGTTCCTGCGGCGGACGGAGGGCAAGGGCCTGGTGTGGCCGACGTGGGCGCCGCAGAAGGAGATCCTGGCGCACCCGGCCGTGGGGGGGTTCGTGACGCACGGCGGGTGGAACTCGGTGCTGGAGAGCCTGTGGCACGGCATACCCATGGCGCCGTGGCCGCTGTACGCGGAGCAGCACCTGAACGCGTtcgagctcgtcgccgacatgGGCGTCGCCGTGCCGCTGAAGGTGGACCGGAAGCGGGACAACTTCGTGGAGGCGGCGGAGCTGGAGCGGGCGGTGAGGTGCCTGATGGGCGAGGAGGGGCGGAAGGCCAGGGAGAAGGCCGCCGAGATGAGAGACGTCTGCCGCAAGGCCGTGGAGAAGGGCGGCTCCTCCGACGCTGCGCTGCAGAGGCTCTCGGAGGCGCTCCACGATGGCGCGGTGCCCCCGACCATATGAATCGATCCTTATAATGGAGTATATATTTCTCTCCTACAG
It encodes:
- the LOC119302736 gene encoding anthocyanidin 3-O-glucosyltransferase 2-like, whose product is MAAPPTPTLVLLPEWGAGHLMSMLESCKRLLLRGGRAFSITLLVMRPPTAQATSQVEEHVRREAASGLDIRFHRLPAVDPPADAAGVEDFIARYIQLHAPHVRDAVAGMPCPVAALVLDLFAAPMVDVARGLGVPSYVFMSSTGAMLALMLHLPVLHRVVTVGFDELDGELHVPGLPPVPPECLPCPVVDKKSPNYTWFLRLGGSFMDATGIIANTADGLEPGPLAAVADGRAVPGRPAPPVYPVGPVLSLGSSASKKDSSSEPPHQCVAWLDAQPPASVAFLCFGSMGWFEPAQVVEITAALERCGHRFLWVLRGPPSSKSGAGAPDGSEHPTDASLEELLPEGFLRRTEGKGLVWPTWAPQKEILAHPAVGGFVTHGGWNSVLESLWHGIPMAPWPLYAEQHLNAFELVADMGVAVPLKVDRKRDNFVEAAELERAVRCLMGEEGRKAREKAAEMRDVCRKAVEKGGSSDAALQRLSEALHDGAVPPTI